A single Thermoanaerobacterium sp. RBIITD DNA region contains:
- a CDS encoding S-layer homology domain-containing protein → MNTKTRFSKILALITAVLMLIPSIAVTGFADTNSTSDAKQFTDVKGHWAENDINDWVAKGLVSGYEDNTFKPDNPVTRAEFVTFIDRSFKLTQTTDISFKDVKLSDWFYADIQKAKASNLIDGYNDNTVRPNNPITREEAAAIVVRLLKLQPSSQDVLKSFKDLSQISDWSRNSVNAAVANGLLAGYGDNTLGPTKQITRAETIVLLNRALIEQSKQTSAVSYDKAGTYGPETGTSTINSDVLISAPDVILQNTIINGNLLIDKAVGNGNVTLKNVTINGTVTVNGGGEHSIVFDNCILAKVVVRKEDGKVRVVAQGSTKADSVSLQSGAKLEEDNTTDKGFSNVTIEGTLPAGTEIVLSGNFDNVKVNVPGVSVSVASGIVNNITVSDTAKDAKIDIAEGAKVSILEANVAVSVTGKGSIEIANINANGVTIEQKPANTNIASGVTATIGGQNVTVPSTGSTGSTGSGISGGSNNLSQNLLDFFDEGSPYIGVFGSNYIEFFINKPKFNGRIYSIAKLPNNTKPSIDELIKQSYGYDVIVKDRASVISKRNLNANTNYKIYYLVADTYGNPLSTIFELDAKTAPIEINSDLSISTMGLYSNFNVNINNTKNGIKYDNVKIQYDVWSNYNLPISTNDISLQYNDNGKWFDVPMYERTTYNEVYGTFGPTEGFTVSDNYNETTKFRVRVNKVNQYYVYIDLYDSSNYNSKLIGSYFGELDVQPMSFNCNGFDDFVAGEENQFSITAKTNNVTDDVYALYKATLTVADTTYGTTYDDTYGVPNQVIYYKVGDSWQPFTTDSGGVAYFGPASGFNINQIGLNDGITTIFKATIANPGNYKLQLELVNAETKQTLSTPTTIMFTVKTKQ, encoded by the coding sequence ATGAACACTAAAACTCGTTTTTCAAAAATATTAGCATTGATAACTGCAGTATTAATGTTAATACCGAGTATTGCTGTTACTGGATTTGCCGATACAAATTCTACATCCGATGCAAAACAATTTACCGATGTCAAAGGACATTGGGCAGAAAATGATATAAATGATTGGGTAGCAAAGGGATTAGTTAGCGGATATGAAGACAATACATTTAAGCCAGATAATCCAGTCACAAGAGCAGAGTTTGTAACGTTTATAGATAGAAGCTTTAAATTGACACAAACAACCGATATAAGCTTTAAAGATGTAAAATTATCAGATTGGTTCTATGCAGACATACAAAAAGCCAAAGCTTCGAATCTTATAGATGGTTATAATGATAATACCGTAAGACCAAATAATCCCATAACAAGGGAGGAAGCTGCTGCGATAGTTGTAAGATTGCTGAAATTACAACCGTCAAGCCAAGATGTATTAAAAAGTTTTAAAGATTTATCGCAGATTTCCGATTGGAGTAGGAATTCAGTAAATGCAGCAGTAGCAAATGGATTATTAGCAGGTTATGGAGATAATACATTAGGACCAACAAAACAAATAACGAGAGCAGAAACAATAGTATTACTCAATAGGGCATTAATTGAACAATCAAAACAAACCTCGGCAGTATCATATGATAAAGCAGGTACATATGGCCCAGAAACAGGTACTAGTACAATCAATAGTGATGTTTTAATATCTGCACCAGATGTAATATTGCAAAATACAATCATTAATGGTAATTTATTAATTGACAAAGCAGTAGGTAATGGCAATGTTACATTAAAGAACGTCACTATAAACGGTACAGTCACTGTTAATGGCGGTGGAGAACACAGCATAGTATTTGATAATTGTATATTAGCAAAAGTAGTTGTAAGAAAAGAAGATGGAAAGGTAAGAGTTGTTGCACAAGGTTCAACAAAAGCTGATTCAGTAAGTTTACAATCAGGTGCAAAGCTTGAAGAAGATAATACAACTGATAAAGGATTCTCAAATGTAACAATAGAAGGGACATTGCCAGCAGGTACGGAGATAGTACTATCAGGAAACTTTGACAACGTAAAAGTTAATGTGCCAGGTGTATCTGTAAGTGTAGCGAGTGGAATAGTTAATAACATAACAGTAAGTGATACCGCAAAAGATGCAAAAATAGACATAGCAGAAGGTGCAAAAGTATCAATACTTGAGGCAAATGTAGCCGTATCTGTCACAGGGAAAGGTTCTATAGAGATAGCAAATATCAATGCGAATGGTGTAACAATAGAACAAAAACCGGCTAATACTAATATAGCAAGTGGCGTAACAGCAACAATTGGTGGACAAAATGTTACAGTACCAAGTACGGGGAGTACAGGAAGCACTGGCAGTGGTATCAGCGGTGGTAGTAATAATTTATCACAAAATCTTTTAGACTTTTTTGATGAAGGTTCACCGTACATTGGTGTTTTTGGATCAAATTATATAGAATTTTTTATAAATAAGCCTAAATTTAATGGAAGAATATATTCAATTGCAAAATTACCAAATAACACAAAACCTAGTATAGATGAATTAATAAAGCAAAGTTATGGTTATGATGTGATTGTAAAAGATAGAGCATCGGTTATTTCAAAGCGAAATTTAAACGCAAATACAAACTATAAAATATATTATCTTGTAGCAGATACTTATGGTAATCCACTTTCAACTATATTTGAACTTGATGCAAAGACTGCCCCAATAGAGATTAATAGCGATCTAAGCATATCAACAATGGGCTTATATAGTAATTTTAATGTAAATATAAATAATACTAAAAACGGCATAAAATATGATAATGTGAAAATCCAATATGACGTGTGGTCAAATTATAATTTACCAATAAGCACCAATGATATATCACTGCAATATAATGATAATGGTAAATGGTTCGATGTACCTATGTATGAAAGAACAACTTACAATGAGGTATACGGAACATTTGGCCCGACAGAAGGTTTTACAGTGAGTGACAACTACAACGAAACTACAAAATTTAGGGTACGGGTAAATAAAGTAAATCAATATTATGTATATATTGATTTATATGATAGTTCGAATTACAATTCTAAACTTATTGGAAGCTATTTTGGAGAGTTAGATGTACAACCAATGTCATTTAACTGCAACGGCTTTGATGATTTTGTCGCTGGTGAAGAAAATCAATTTAGTATAACAGCAAAAACCAATAATGTAACGGATGATGTTTATGCTTTATATAAAGCAACATTGACTGTTGCAGATACGACATATGGCACTACATATGATGATACGTATGGAGTACCTAATCAAGTTATATATTATAAAGTTGGTGATAGCTGGCAACCATTTACTACTGATTCCGGTGGTGTAGCATATTTTGGCCCAGCAAGTGGTTTTAATATTAACCAGATAGGCCTAAATGATGGAATTACGACAATCTTTAAAGCAACTATCGCTAATCCAGGAAACTACAAACTTCAACTTGAATTAGTGAATGCTGAAACAAAACAAACATTAAGTACACCGACCACAATTATGTTTACAGTAAAAACAAAACAATAA
- the serA gene encoding phosphoglycerate dehydrogenase — MKVIVTERIADSGLEYLKEYVDVDFRLDIPREELLDIIKDYDAIIVRSVTKVDKELITRGKNLKVIGRAGNGVDNIDLDVATERGIIVVNTPEGNIISAAEHTIGLMLSIARNIPQAYNGTINGDFRRNKFKGVELSGKTVGIIGLGRIGSLVATRLAAFNMKVIAYDPYIRDSRFEKYGATKVTFDELLKESDFITIHTPKTEETIDIIDEEEFKKVKRGVRIVNCARGGLINEDALYNALKEGIVAAAALDVFKVEPSYDREKQDFNNKLLELPNVVVTPHLGASTVEAQNNVGISVAKEVVTALNGKLYGNIVNLPDIKADEFGELKPYMKLCEAMGALYYQINDIPISSVEIIYRGHISQHNTDVVTLHALKGLLKPALKEGVSVVNARLRAKEMGVEVIEGKIDEINHYSSLVILKITDTKGGISQFAGTTYGDEIRIVEYLGHKVNFEPTEYMLFVRNKDIPGVIGHIGNVLGDFGINISSMHVSPNKSDGTALMIVNTDREIPHEAVESLNNLNSILRAKAVKGLI; from the coding sequence GTGAAAGTAATAGTAACAGAAAGGATAGCGGATAGCGGCCTAGAATATCTAAAAGAGTATGTCGACGTCGACTTTAGATTAGACATACCGCGGGAAGAACTCCTTGATATTATAAAAGATTATGATGCTATTATTGTAAGAAGTGTTACAAAAGTCGATAAAGAGTTGATCACAAGAGGAAAAAACTTAAAAGTTATAGGAAGAGCTGGAAATGGTGTCGATAATATCGACCTCGATGTAGCAACAGAAAGAGGCATAATAGTAGTAAATACACCAGAAGGCAATATAATATCAGCGGCTGAGCATACAATAGGCCTTATGCTTTCAATTGCGAGAAATATACCGCAGGCATATAATGGAACAATAAATGGTGATTTTCGAAGAAATAAATTTAAAGGTGTCGAGCTTAGTGGAAAGACTGTTGGCATAATTGGCCTTGGAAGGATTGGCTCACTTGTCGCGACGAGGCTTGCAGCTTTTAACATGAAAGTTATCGCATATGACCCATATATTAGAGACAGCCGCTTTGAAAAATATGGTGCAACAAAGGTAACCTTTGATGAATTATTAAAGGAATCCGACTTTATTACGATCCATACACCAAAGACAGAAGAGACCATAGATATAATTGATGAAGAAGAATTTAAAAAGGTAAAAAGAGGCGTCAGGATAGTCAACTGTGCAAGAGGAGGCCTTATAAACGAAGATGCACTATATAATGCGCTAAAAGAAGGGATTGTCGCGGCAGCAGCACTAGACGTATTTAAAGTTGAACCATCATATGATAGGGAAAAGCAAGACTTTAATAATAAACTTTTAGAGCTTCCAAATGTAGTTGTAACGCCGCATCTTGGCGCATCCACAGTAGAGGCTCAAAATAATGTAGGTATTTCAGTTGCAAAAGAAGTAGTAACAGCATTAAACGGCAAACTTTACGGAAACATAGTGAATTTGCCTGATATAAAAGCAGATGAATTTGGTGAGTTAAAACCCTATATGAAACTATGTGAAGCAATGGGTGCACTGTATTATCAGATAAATGATATACCGATATCATCTGTAGAAATAATTTATAGAGGACATATATCGCAGCATAATACAGATGTTGTTACACTCCATGCATTAAAAGGCCTTTTAAAACCTGCCTTAAAGGAAGGCGTGAGCGTTGTAAATGCACGACTTAGAGCAAAGGAGATGGGTGTAGAAGTAATCGAAGGCAAGATAGACGAGATAAACCATTATTCAAGCCTTGTAATATTAAAAATTACCGATACAAAAGGTGGAATATCACAGTTTGCCGGCACAACATATGGTGATGAAATAAGGATAGTAGAATATTTAGGGCATAAAGTAAATTTCGAACCTACAGAATACATGCTTTTTGTGAGAAATAAAGATATTCCAGGTGTTATCGGACATATAGGAAATGTCCTTGGAGACTTTGGCATAAATATTTCTTCAATGCATGTAAGCCCGAATAAAAGCGATGGAACAGCATTAATGATTGTAAATACTGATAGAGAAATACCACACGAAGCAGTAGAATCCTTAAATAATCTAAATAGTATCTTAAGAGCAAAGGCTGTAAAAGGATTGATATAA
- a CDS encoding alanine--glyoxylate aminotransferase family protein, with the protein MNGKILMTPGPTMVPSDVLDVCHLQPLHHRTPEFYELFSCLNSNLKKIFKTNMEVMTLTSSGTGGMEAVIANLFKRGDRVLIASIGHFGERFYEITKTYGLNSEIIDFGWGNAVDLERLEDTLKKTSYKALLVTQNETSTGVTNDIKSISEVAKKYNIPIVVDAVSSLGGIPLEMDAWGLDAVVTCSQKCLMSPPGLSFVSLSERAWKMAEESDLPKFYFDLKKARKGVLKDKPDTPYTPAVSTIMATKKATDLLLNIGMEAVYKKQASIGQRVRNFVKELSLELFPDESISSDLITAIKVPEEYEAGKIIKYMSDNYGILITGGQAHLKGKIIRIGHMGYVTEEMIDKTFAALKDALSSFQI; encoded by the coding sequence ATGAATGGAAAAATTCTTATGACGCCAGGGCCAACGATGGTACCCAGCGATGTTTTAGATGTATGTCATCTTCAACCATTACACCATAGGACACCAGAGTTCTATGAACTTTTTTCATGTCTTAATTCAAATCTTAAAAAGATATTTAAAACAAATATGGAAGTCATGACGCTTACATCATCAGGTACAGGCGGCATGGAAGCAGTTATAGCAAATCTTTTTAAAAGAGGCGACAGAGTTCTAATTGCCAGTATAGGGCATTTTGGTGAGAGATTTTATGAAATAACAAAGACTTACGGACTCAATTCAGAAATCATTGATTTTGGATGGGGCAATGCAGTTGACCTAGAAAGATTAGAAGATACTCTTAAAAAAACAAGTTATAAGGCATTGCTCGTAACACAGAATGAGACATCAACAGGTGTTACAAACGATATTAAATCAATTTCAGAAGTCGCGAAAAAATATAATATACCAATTGTAGTAGATGCTGTAAGTTCGCTTGGGGGTATACCTCTCGAGATGGATGCATGGGGATTAGATGCTGTTGTGACATGTTCACAGAAATGCCTCATGTCACCGCCGGGATTAAGTTTTGTATCTTTAAGTGAAAGAGCATGGAAAATGGCAGAAGAATCAGATTTACCTAAGTTTTATTTTGACCTTAAAAAGGCGAGAAAAGGTGTTTTAAAGGATAAGCCTGATACGCCATATACACCAGCAGTTTCAACTATTATGGCTACTAAAAAAGCTACAGATCTATTGCTTAATATTGGCATGGAAGCTGTATACAAAAAACAAGCCTCAATCGGTCAAAGAGTGAGAAACTTTGTAAAAGAATTAAGTCTCGAACTTTTTCCTGATGAATCAATATCATCAGACCTTATAACAGCAATTAAGGTACCAGAAGAGTATGAAGCGGGCAAAATAATAAAATATATGTCAGATAATTATGGCATCCTTATAACTGGTGGACAGGCACATCTTAAAGGAAAAATAATTCGCATTGGACATATGGGATACGTAACGGAAGAAATGATTGATAAAACATTCGCAGCACTAAAGGATGCATTATCATCTTTTCAGATCTAA